From the genome of Setaria viridis chromosome 1, Setaria_viridis_v4.0, whole genome shotgun sequence:
GTGAGCGGCGCGTCGTCGTTGCACATGAACCCCATCTCGAACTTGCCCGTCGCGCAGCACCCCTCCTCCACGTTCTCCAGACCTGCCATGACACGCACAATAATCGTCGATCAGCACATGGATTTGCCCCGATCTTACGATCGAGCTGTTAGCAATCAGTTTGGTGCTCACCGAACTTTGCCGGGTCGGTGATGAGGTTGAGGAAGCTCTCGTAGACGGAGATGTACGCGAGCTTGAGCTTGGGGAACTCGGCCCTGAGCCCGCGCACCATGTCCTGGAGCTTGGCGTTGTACCTCCTGGCCACCTCGTTGTACTCCTCgacgcacccgccgccgcggagcgcgTTGGTGGTGCGCTCGAGCGGCAGGCACCCGATGGCGGCGAGGCCCGCGAAGGTGACCCGCCGCGCGCCGAGGCGGTGGATCCGGGCCAGGAACtcccgcgcgccggcgacgaggaagtCCTCGAACTCGTCCACCGTGAACTGCGCGAACCGGCCCGTCGCGAGCAGGAAGTAGTTCTCGAGGAAGTCGTTGGTGCCGATGCTCACCACGTGGAGCGCGTCgcggatgacggcggcggcgcgggaccggccgaggcgcgcgcggaggcggcgctggtACTCGGCGTAGTACTCCACCTCCTTCCACAGCGGGATCACTGACTAGTGGGACGGCGTTCGTCAGCGCAGTGCACGAGTTTGATCCCATTTCGGGGTAGAAAGATGCATAAGGActcaaaacattttttttaaaaaaaattgtacagCAGATTCTGTAATTCTGAGGTCCACGAACAGTGCCCGGCGGCGCTTGTTAGTAGGTGAGGAGTGTCAGTGCCCAAATGCATGCATGGTACATGCTCAGCGAAACATCCTAGAACTGATCAATCGCTGAAAACAGTCAGCGTACTAAATGCCGGCCGGTACAAGTGGTTGCAAGGTGAAGCAGAGAATAATTCTCTAAAAAGAGAGCTCGCATTCATGTCAGTGAAGTGCCCTTGCTCAAGACCCCATCGACCGGCCATGCGGTGGGTGCGACCGCCGGAACTGCACATCCCGCTGGCTGCCGCGCGCAAggtcccggccggccggccggccgggccttcGTCTACCTCGGCCGTCGCATGCGAGGTCACGTACTACTGACCAGCCAGGGACGACCAGGGTTCATGTACAGAGCTGTAGCAGAGAATCATACTGGGAGTGCCCGTTCGTCCTGTGATCATGGGCAGCCTAGATGCGATCCATCTCATCTGGGCAGAAAAAACGGCGCAAAGCTGGAGCGAATTCAATGTGTTGACCCTGGGACACGCCGCCGTCTGGATTACGAGAAGACAAGGACACACACTGAATTCGTGGAGTTGGCGAGCACCATACCATACGTGCGATGGCCTAGCCAATCTGGGTTCTGGGTTTCTGATCCCTTTCTTCGCTACACTATTGGAACAGACAACGTCTCGCGTCTCCCCCTTTGAAACCTCAAGTTTACGAGGTTTAACGAGGTGACTCTTTTCTATATGGGTGTTTATGAACAGTAACACACATTCCTACCGTCTCTTTTTGCAGACGGTGTACGCGCGTACGACACTTCTGCTTCGGAACGTGAGTGAGCCGTGAGTGTTTTTGGTTGGTTTTCCAACCTACTTTTACTtttgcaaaagtcaaaagccaaccaaaagaCTTAAAAGCCATATGTGTTTTTACCTAAAAGTTGCTTTTactctagtacaaaatcaaaaaaGCACATTCTCCCTGCTTTCAAGTACTTTTAGgataaaaaattacccacctgtcATTGGTTATGAAAGTACCGGTTCGTTTCCTCCCTATTTTATTTCTCCTGCACGCGCAATCctccgtccgcctcctcccccgcacAGTCCCCGTCCGTCTCCTCCCGGCGCCCCTGgcggcccgccgcccgccccacccGCCGCGACTGAACCACCAGAAAATCGAAGTTCCCCGCCCGCCAGTTCCACGCTGCCCCGACTCGACCTCGTCGTGGAGTTCTACCATCCCGGCCACCTCTTCTCCACGGGATGACACAAATTGACTCAAGGTGATGCCCTGATGCTCCCGCATTCGTTTCCTGTGCTACCGCCGGTGTAGTCGTCGGAAATTCGGCCAAATGCCGCCCCACCGTGAACCACCCGTCGCCGCTCGTCACCGGCCATGCTCCGGTCGTCGTCCGACCCTAGCGACTAGGCACGTGGATGCACCTCACCGTATTGGTCGCGTAGACATAAACCCCCTCGCCAGAGACAAAGACCGGCGGCGTCAAGTGGACCTTGGGCCCATTTTGTCAGTGATGCTTCCAGGGAGTGgctggggaggaagaagaaggggctgaTGAGCGGGACCTgctcgtcagtgagagagggagagagtggaGTGGGGTGGACTGTGAATTACATGTAGTGTCCACTCAACAGTTTATTCAGAAACCACAGCTACTCTAACCAAATAGACTTCTCCTTTTTTCCACAGCTGCTTTTctacagcccacagctcacggTAACTTTTTCGAAAGTCACGGAACaatcaaacacaccctaagttcTGCTTCCGCGGAGAGACTCACATGTGTGGCGGAGAAACTAACACGGCACAAAGAAAAACATACCAGTACGCTGGCGGTGGCGTTGTCGATGCCGGTGCCGGCGGACGCGAAGCACACGCCGCGGGCGAAGTCATCGATACCGTAGGCCGGGTCGAGGTACGCCGGCACAAGCGGCGGCAGGCCCAGCGCCTCCGAGATGAGGTCCGGCGGCAGCCGCCCGTTGCCGAACCGCCCCGTCGCGCGCGGCCCCCCCGGCATGTCGCGGCCGTAGGGCGGGAAGTCGGCGCGAAGCGGCGTCGGAATCACGTTGTTGTTGCCCGTGTCCACCGTCGAGTCCCCGAACACGATCACCGCCGGCACACGCGGAGACGCCGCCACCGTTGTCGtcagcagcagcaccgccgccgccaccagctgctgctgcagcagcagcgccgctcCGGCCCCGGGACGGCGGGGTGGCGCCATAAATGGCGGAGGGTGATCGATGCGAGTGACGGCGAGCGAGCTGCGAGCGAGTAGTGTTGGCTGAGACTGAGGAGTGCGCGGCTGGTTTCTCGCCACAATAAATGGAGGTGAGCTGGTGAGGTGGCGGGAAGCTGGGAAGGGAACTGTGGCAACAGGGCCAGCAGCTACAACACCAAACACCGCTGAGCTGGGGTCAGAGCTAGAGCTCACAAGCGTGGTGTCTGTTGCGTCGAGTTGTCGCTCGCTCTTGGCTTGCAGAGCGCCAGAGCCGCAAGGCTCGAAGCTGAATTTTGCTTGCATCCTGAGAGCACGCCAGTCGAGGGAAttttgttgcatctgcagctctgCACCACTCATACCTTGCGCCCTGACATGTCTTATGAGACCTTACTCTTACACATTGTGGGAAAATGGATTTTGTGATCTTGTGTGTATATGCCATTTTCTATTGGTCAGTATCTAATTGAAACGTACATGGTTCTAGAAAGTGAAAAGTCCTATTTTCACCTTGCAACTGTAGCACAAGTCTAATTTTCAACCCACAACTACAAAACCGGACAGGAAGAGCCATCCAACTATCAAAGCCGGGCAAATTTGACCCTTTGAGTGGTTTCGatggtggttttgcattttctagaaatttaaaattttttggtttaataaaaaaatcataacaaattcatttcaaatccaaaaaatataaaattggTACCAAAAGTTTTCAAAAATGCAGGCTATTTGTTTGTACTATATTTGGAGTTGTTTACATCATATTTGTTACTATTCCTAGTGTTTAATTGATTGTAATAAAACACAAGGAACATGCACAACTAAGATTCAAATAATGCCAAATAGAATACCAACAAATAGGTTGCATTTTCAGAAAATTTTTGGCaccaatttgatatttttttgattttaaataaattagttatgaattttttaattAAACCTGAACTTTTTGATtttctagaaaatgcaaaaccactcATGAAACCATCTAAAGAGCTAAATTTGCCTGGTTTTGATAGTTGGATGGCTCTTTCTATCCAATTTTGTAGTTGTGAGTTGAAAATCAGACTTCTGCTACAGTTGAAGGGTGAAAATTGGACTTTTCCCTTCTAGAAATGATGAGAAAAGCATTATGGTTGTAATCAACAcaataaaatttaaaaatatcctTGTCAAGGGGCGGAGCCAGGGGGTGGCCAGCAGGAGCCATGGCCCCCCATAACAAAGCAGCAAAAAGTATTTTACCTCCTGTGTTGCACGTTGTAGGTTTAGTACAGATGTTCTAATGCAATCAATTTTTGTTTAGATACTACATGGACCTCTTGGCATGGCCGAGGACCTGCCTTTTGTTTATGCACAGCACCCAATCTCCCTTGTATACATGACTGGTTCGTCTCATAGCTCTTGCTTTGCTGCACCACAGCACACAGACAGTACAAGACCTTCCCCTTTCTCTAGCAGTCCAGCCCTATAGTGTGCTCTGACGCTCTATACTTGACACCGGCTCCAGCTGCAGTCCTCCGAGGCAACTGCAGACCTTGCAAGCTACAACGAGCAAGGCTAACGCTATTGCAGAGTCTATGCTTGTCTAAGCAAAATCATTTTACTGTCAGGCCGGCCCCCCTAAGCAAAAttcctggctccgcccctgTCCATGTCACAAGGCAGAATTTTTTGCACTTCTTGTAGTTTAATTAGCTTAA
Proteins encoded in this window:
- the LOC117844401 gene encoding GDSL esterase/lipase At2g42990, encoding MQAKFSFEPCGSGALQAKSERQLDATDTTLVSSSSDPSSAVFGVVAAGPVATVPFPASRHLTSSPPFIVARNQPRTPQSQPTLLARSSLAVTRIDHPPPFMAPPRRPGAGAALLLQQQLVAAAVLLLTTTVAASPRVPAVIVFGDSTVDTGNNNVIPTPLRADFPPYGRDMPGGPRATGRFGNGRLPPDLISEALGLPPLVPAYLDPAYGIDDFARGVCFASAGTGIDNATASVLSVIPLWKEVEYYAEYQRRLRARLGRSRAAAVIRDALHVVSIGTNDFLENYFLLATGRFAQFTVDEFEDFLVAGAREFLARIHRLGARRVTFAGLAAIGCLPLERTTNALRGGGCVEEYNEVARRYNAKLQDMVRGLRAEFPKLKLAYISVYESFLNLITDPAKFGLENVEEGCCATGKFEMGFMCNDDAPLTCDDADKFLFWDAFHPTEKVNRLMANHTLEVCYQEGVL